One window of Podarcis raffonei isolate rPodRaf1 chromosome 15, rPodRaf1.pri, whole genome shotgun sequence genomic DNA carries:
- the MED31 gene encoding mediator of RNA polymerase II transcription subunit 31 produces MESDDTGNRLRFQLELEFVQCLANPNYLNFLAQRGFFKDKAFVNYLKYLLYWKEPEYAKYLKYPQCLHMLELLQYEHFRKELVNAQCAKFIDEQQILHWQHYSRKRMRLQQALAEQQQQQQQQNSTSVK; encoded by the exons ATGATACTGGCAATCGCCTTCGCTTCCAGCTGGAGTTGGAGTTCGTGCAGTGCCTGGCAAACCCCAATTACCTAAAct TTCTTGCCCAGAGAGGATTCTTCAAGGACAAAGCATTTGTTAACTACCTTAAATACCTGCTCTACTGGAAAGAACCAGAGTATGCCAAATACCTAAA GTACCCCCAGTGCCTGCACATGCTGGAGCTGCTGCAGTATGAGCATTTCCGCAAAGAGCTGGTGAATGCCCAGTGCGCCAAGTTCATCGATGAGCAGCAGATCCTGCACTGGCAGCATTACTCTCGCAAGCGCATGCGCCTCCAGCAGGCcctggcagagcagcagcagcagcaacagcagcagaacagCACCTCTGTGAAGTGA